The Candidatus Dormiibacterota bacterium genome includes the window ATCGTGCATTCGAACTGATGCGCAGCGGCGAAGCGGCCAAAATCGTTCTCGATCTCAAAGGTGATATCGCATCGTGAATACGGCATTCGAAACCCGCCTCCAAACCGATCTCGACGCGCTCAAAGCGGCGGGAACCTACAAACATCTGCGCCACATTACGACGCCCATGGCGCCCGAAGTGCACATGGAAGAAGCCGGCGACGTGATCGTGCTCTCCAGCAACAATTACCTCGGCCTCTCCGACCAAGCCGAAGTGATCGAAGCCGGTAAACGCGGGCTGGATACGTACGGCGCCGGCACCGCATCGGTGCGCTTTATCTGCGGAACGTTCGACATCCATCGCACGCTGGAGGAGCGGATTGCCGCGTTTCTCGGGACGCCGGCATCGTTGACGTACGTCTCGTGTTGGAGCGCGAACACGGGGCTGTTCGCGACGATCTGCGGCGAAGGCTCGGCGATTATCAGCGACGAGCTGAATCACGCGTCGATCATCGACGGCGTGCGTTTGGCAAGTAAGGCCAAGCGTGCCGTCTACAAGCACGGCGACATGGCCTCGCTCGAAGAGAAGCTCAAAGACGCGCAAGGCTGCGCGCCGATTCTGGTGGTGACCGACGGCGTATTTTCGATGGAGGGTTCGCTCGCGAAGCTTCCCGAGATCGTGGCGCTCTGTAAGAAATACGGCGCCGTGAGCGTGGTCGACGATTCGCACGGCACCGGGGTTATGGGGAAGACCGGCCGTGGAACGATCGAGCACTTCGGTTTAACCGGTGAAATCGATATCATCACGGGCACGCTCGGCAAGGCGCTCGGCGGAGCGGCGGGCGGATTCGTCGCCGGCAGCCACGCGCTCATCGATACGCTGATTCAAAAATCGCGACCGCAGCTCTTTTCGAACGCGCTCCCGGCAACGGTCGCCTGTA containing:
- a CDS encoding glycine C-acetyltransferase, which translates into the protein MNTAFETRLQTDLDALKAAGTYKHLRHITTPMAPEVHMEEAGDVIVLSSNNYLGLSDQAEVIEAGKRGLDTYGAGTASVRFICGTFDIHRTLEERIAAFLGTPASLTYVSCWSANTGLFATICGEGSAIISDELNHASIIDGVRLASKAKRAVYKHGDMASLEEKLKDAQGCAPILVVTDGVFSMEGSLAKLPEIVALCKKYGAVSVVDDSHGTGVMGKTGRGTIEHFGLTGEIDIITGTLGKALGGAAGGFVAGSHALIDTLIQKSRPQLFSNALPATVACSSLAALDYLDAHPELMDRLRSNIAYFRAGLARLGFKPLEGPSAIVPIIVGDTAFAIQMSDRLLKRGIFVTGFGFPVVPEGTARIRTQLSAKLTESEMDKALAAFQTVGHELGILK